AACAGGCCAGGCTTTGAGCATGATCAGGAATTTCTTCAGGGAGTTTGGCCCGTACGAGACCCCACTACTTTTTTCATATTATGTAAGCCTATCTACTGTCAAAACGATATCTGAAGATATGAAACGCTTTGGAATCCTAGAAACCGGTCATATTGGTATCTATCAGCTGCGGCAACGATGCAATGATTTTCGAAAGCAGCTCCTTGATACTAGAGGCTCTGTTGATGAGACTCCAATAGGCATAGAGCTTTTATCTCAGATTGCTCGTATGAGGGAATCTCATTGGCATTCAAGGCAACTTGAGGAGATAGTGCAACGATTTAATCTTGCGCTGATACACGGTGATATAGCACCTCTTAAGGCAGGCATTGTGAGGGGGAGTATAGAGGTACGACGTCTAGATCAGAGGCAGGTTGCCGACTTCCAATTTACCCAGGAAAGTATAGCCCGTTTTGAGATGTTGCAAGGTGAGATTAAGAACGCCCTTGCTATTACGGGACTAGCTGGCATACAGGAAAAGTTGGGCTTGGCGATAGAGGGACTGTCGCGTGAGAGAGAGCGCTTTGAGAGGCCGCTCAGTGCGCAGGAGCGCTTAGGAGATCCACTCGGGCGACGTGCACAGGGGCGGCAACGACAGGCCGCAGCGCTTGCTACTCTGAGCAGTGAATTATCACATGAGATAGTGGATTCCGGGGTTGGCGCAATCCTCGAGCGATTATTGACCTGGCAGCGACAGGATCACCCCATTACAACACCTCTAAGTCGCACGATCCTATTTTGCGAGATCCTAAAAGACCAAGTCGTTCGAGATGAGTGTTCAGAGCTCGCGGCGATGAGTATGAGTAAGCACGCCGTTGAGTTGCTTATGAATATCCTCTCCAATCGAGTCAAAGACGAATTGTTATCGACCACTCCACTTAGTAAAGGAGCCCGTAGTAGGGCGCATGAGATATTGGGTGTGCGTAGTTTTGCTGAGGAGTTAATGCGCTTGAACCGGCTGGTTGATACCGAAAGGGACCACTTTGTGCTTATTCCCAATCGGAGTATATTTGCAGAGCTATCCGGACAGATCGCGGACGCTTGTTGGGCTCGGCAATCTAATATCTTGCATCGATTCCCCCGCATCTCTGCCGTAACTATAGTGCGCAATGAGGGTGGAAAAGAGTCGCGAGTTGCGGGAGCCGCGCTGCTGATCGACCACAAGAACGAAGATGGCGATGGGGTAGTTATTATTAGAGGTCTCAACCCTCTGCAGAGCTACATTACTAGACTTGATGCTGGAGACTTCGTAGAGCAGTTCGTTGAGTGGCTTGCACCAATAGCCCGCAACCTCGGTGCTCGATTTATCGCGATCCCTGGTGCTGAGCAGCAGAGCGCCCAGTCAAATAGGCCCGACATCAACGCATACATCGATAAAATGTATGCGAGAGCGAAGACGCTGCAACTTGCCCCGGCACCAGAGAATACCTTTAACTCGTATGATATCAGCTCTACGTGTATAGTGCTTAGAGATCTGATTATTTAGAGAGGGCAGCTTTTAGGGTCGCAACCTTATCTGTTCGTTCCCATGAGAAGCTTCCATCATTACCAGGATCGCGTCCGAAGTGCCCGTATGCGGCGGTTGAACGGTAGATCGGCTTTAGCAGGTCGAGGCATTTGATAATACCACGGGGGGTAAGATCGAAGATCTCTCGCACTGCTGTTGAGATTGCATCCTCTGACACAACGCCTGTGCCAAATGTATTAACATAGACCGAGACCGGTTTTGCTACCCCGATAGCGTAGGCGACCTGCACCTCACACCGCTGAGCAAGGCCAGCAGCGACCACGTTTTTGGCAATATAGCGGGCGGCGTATGCAGCCGAGCGATCAACCTTAGATGGGTCTTTGCCGGAGAAAGCTCCTCCACCGTGACGACTGTAGCCGCCATACGTATCAACGATGATCTTTCTTCCGGTCAGGCCACAATCTCCAACGGGGCCGCCGATAACGAAGCGGCCGGTTGGGTTAATAAGGTACTTAGTCTTATTGGTTAGATATTTAGCAGGAATTACCTTCTTAACGATCCTCTCGATAACGTACTCTTCGAGATCCTTCAGCGAGGTTTCCTCTGTGTGTTGGGTTGAAATAACCACGGTATGAACCGATTCAGGTCGACCATCCCTGTACTGAACGGTAACCTGACTCTTGGCGTCGGGCTTTAAAAATGAACCCCGCTCGGTGCGACGATCGCGCGATAGCGCCTTCATCAGCTGATGGGAAAGGGAGATCGGAAGGGGCATAAGCTCCTGTGTCTCGTCGCAGGCAAACCCGAACATAAGGCCCTGATCCCCAGCCCCCTGCTCTTTATGAAGTCCCTCATGCTCATTAACACCCATGCTGATGTCCGGTGACTGTTGGCTAATGAAGGTCATTACAGAGCAGCCCTGGTCATCAAATCCGAGTTTGGAATCGTCGTATCCGATATCTTTTACAACTGCACGAACTAATTTCTCGTAATTTACAACATGCTTTGAGGTAATCTCCCCGGCCAGGATAACCACATTGTCTTTGATCAGGGTCTCACAGGCTACGCGGGCCGTTGGATCGTGCTTTAGAAATTCATCAAGAACCGCATCGCTTAACTGATCCGCAACTTTGTCAGGATGGCCCTCCCCAACTGATTCCGAGGTAAAAAGGAAGTTACTTAATGTCATGGATTGTCTCCTCATACGCTATCTGCAGATTAATTTCGTATCAGAATATGATCAAGAGCGGATCTTTAACAAGGTGAATTCGAGTTTTTAAGGAGTTAGAGGTGGCCTCTAATCAGGATCGTTTGTAAGATCCCTATGTTTAACGCTTGTAAGATAGTGGGTTGAGTCTATTTTCTTACTCAATGCTTCAGCGATCGCAACCGAACGATGCTTTCCACCGGTACATCCAACCCCAATATTTAGGTAAGCTTTGCCCTCAAACTGGTATCTGGGAAGCAGAAATGCTAGCAGCTCTGCATATTTATTAACGAATTCTGTGGCGTCAGGTGATGAAAATACGTAGTCCCGCACCCCAGCATCCCGACCATCTTGTTCGCGCAACACTTCGATAAAATATGGGTTTTTAAGGAAGCGCACATCAATTAGTAGGTCGCAATCTATAGGGGAGCCGTGCTTAAAGCCAAACGAAAGAAAATTTACGAGCATGCTGCGCCCCTGCGCTGTGCCAAGCGAGGCTAGAAAACTCCGTAGCTCACGTTTAAGGTCATGAATAGTCAAAGAGGAGGTATCGAGAACCAGGTTGGCGGCCTCCTTGAGCGGTTGCAGACGAGCCCTCTCACGTTGGATCGTATCTTCAAGGGTCTTGTCTTTAATCGGATCAAAACCGGGGTGAGGACGACGAGTTTCGCTATAGCGGCGTACGATCGCTCTTGTCTCGGCGTCGAGAAAGATAATTTTTAGGTTCGCAGCTCTCGGGGTAGTTGAGAGCAGTAACGGCATTAGTTGAGCCCTGCTCTCCTGGGAGTCTATATCGAGTAGTAGCGCGGTATGAGAGAAGCGAGCCCCGGCAGTCTTTGAAAAGGCGAGAAAATTATTGAGCAGGGGCACCGGGAGGTTATCTACGATGTAGTATCCACTGTCGGCCAGTAGATCCATAGCCGATGACTTTCCAGCTCCCGATAGCCCCGTCACAATAATGAGTGAACTAATATGGTCAAACGATGCAAGGGCGCTCAATGGTGTTTGGTAACCTTCTCTTTGTGTTTTCTAAGCTGCTGACTCAATGAGTCCGTGAGCTTGTCTATGGACGAGTATAGACTATCACTTTCCTCTTTGGCTATAAAGTCAGCGCCCGAAAGGTGCATGGATACCTCGGCTATCTGTCGCATTTTTTCTACTTTGAGAACGATGTGGGCCTCGGTATCCTGATGAGCGAATTTACGTACGCAGTGCTGTACCTTATCGGTAGCGTATTGCTTGATTGCCTCAGTTGCCTCAACGTTAAGAAATGCGATGCTGACGTTGATTACCTTTGATGAGTCGCTCATTAATTCCTCCGTTTTTAAGCTATACGTTTCTTCTGAACTTAATATCGAGACCGGTGCTCCTTCTCTGTTAAACATTGAGGAGAGGTCATCTATCAATAGGTAGATGGCATCCTCTATATCTTCCAAAGTAAACAACGCGGCTCAATAAAGTAAAGAAAAATCGGAGTAAAACACCGAACCGTAGCAGGTCCTTTGCTTCAACCCTGCTACCCGTTATTTTACAACCATTTGTATGATTCTCGGCCTGTTTTAATATAGACATGACCATTTGGCGCTCTTGCAGGAGATAATAAAGCGTAGAGGTAGGGGAAGTGGCCTAAAGCACTTACGCATATCTACTACAGCGTATAACCACCTAAAAACACTGCTTGCGCTGCGAAGACGATGGAATGCCCAGAGTTTCTCGATACTTAGCAACTGTCCTGCGGGCAATCTGAATCTTCTCATTCTTCAGGCTCTCGACGATATATTGGTCAC
This genomic window from Pseudomonadota bacterium contains:
- the metK gene encoding methionine adenosyltransferase; protein product: MTLSNFLFTSESVGEGHPDKVADQLSDAVLDEFLKHDPTARVACETLIKDNVVILAGEITSKHVVNYEKLVRAVVKDIGYDDSKLGFDDQGCSVMTFISQQSPDISMGVNEHEGLHKEQGAGDQGLMFGFACDETQELMPLPISLSHQLMKALSRDRRTERGSFLKPDAKSQVTVQYRDGRPESVHTVVISTQHTEETSLKDLEEYVIERIVKKVIPAKYLTNKTKYLINPTGRFVIGGPVGDCGLTGRKIIVDTYGGYSRHGGGAFSGKDPSKVDRSAAYAARYIAKNVVAAGLAQRCEVQVAYAIGVAKPVSVYVNTFGTGVVSEDAISTAVREIFDLTPRGIIKCLDLLKPIYRSTAAYGHFGRDPGNDGSFSWERTDKVATLKAALSK
- the rapZ gene encoding RNase adapter RapZ — translated: MSALASFDHISSLIIVTGLSGAGKSSAMDLLADSGYYIVDNLPVPLLNNFLAFSKTAGARFSHTALLLDIDSQESRAQLMPLLLSTTPRAANLKIIFLDAETRAIVRRYSETRRPHPGFDPIKDKTLEDTIQRERARLQPLKEAANLVLDTSSLTIHDLKRELRSFLASLGTAQGRSMLVNFLSFGFKHGSPIDCDLLIDVRFLKNPYFIEVLREQDGRDAGVRDYVFSSPDATEFVNKYAELLAFLLPRYQFEGKAYLNIGVGCTGGKHRSVAIAEALSKKIDSTHYLTSVKHRDLTNDPD
- the raiA gene encoding ribosome-associated translation inhibitor RaiA; its protein translation is MEDIEDAIYLLIDDLSSMFNREGAPVSILSSEETYSLKTEELMSDSSKVINVSIAFLNVEATEAIKQYATDKVQHCVRKFAHQDTEAHIVLKVEKMRQIAEVSMHLSGADFIAKEESDSLYSSIDKLTDSLSQQLRKHKEKVTKHH